The bacterium sequence CACAAAATCCCTATAATCACCCTTTTGTCTTCTATCAAACATATTAGAATAGAACTCGCCCCAGTTCTTTTCAATAATCCCTTTATTCACAAACTCTTTATTGAAAAGAGCACGAACTCCAGAATGTTTGGAGGATGATAAACCTTTTGTTATTAATAAGGCATTAACGGCATAAAACATAGCATAATAAATCCGATTTACCGTGGATTCCAGAGTAGCACCATTGATATACTTTTTGGCATCGGATAGAGTATTTTCTGCCTTTTCCAACCGATACTTTGCTAAATCAATAAATTCCTGTTTCATAAACGAATTCCTTCTCTGTCTATGTTCCAGTGAAGAGGCATAGCCTTGGCTAAAGGAGTATTCCAGAAGTCATTATTCTCTACCATCTCTCCAAAAACAACATCATACTTCAGTTCTATCTCATAAGACATATGAAAAATCTCTTCCTCTAATACAGTGTTAACCTCTTTATTAATTAGGATCAGAACATCAATATCCGACTCCTCATCAGCATCACCCCTCGCCTTAGAACCATAAATAATAATCTCAGTGACTGGAAATCTTTCAAGAATCTTCTCTTTCAATTCCTGCAACGCTTTTATTTCGTTTTCTTTAAGGTTTAATTCTTTAAGTGCTTTCATTTTTCCACCTCAATAACTGGAATGATACACTCCATAAGGCTCACTCCACCATGGAGATAAATATTATATTTCCCTGACACAGGCCAGATATATCGAGACTTAACCATGTAATAGCCTGAAAACTCGGCTATATAACCATCAACTACAAGTTCTGAGAGGTCAGCCTTATCCATAGAAATAAACCGAGAACTACTGAAGGCTTCTCTCAACTTTTTCTTCTTCCCTTCAGGCACAGAAAAAGAAAATCCTGGTTCAGAACGGATATAACCATGGTCAGATAGGATGATAAATTTCTTTGAATTAATCTTTCTTAGTAATTCAAAAACAATCTTTTCTGAGGTCTTATACATATTCTCAAGGTCTGAAATTACTGTTCGTCCCACCTGTATCTTGTCCAACATTGCATCAGGAAAGTAAGACCAAATATATTTCTCTTCCCCTGAAATCCTAATTTTTTTATGATTATTGACTTCTACAAACCTACCTGAGCCTGCTAAATCAGATTTTATCTTCTCCCTGAAACTTTGGGTAGCTGATGGAATAGATGAAAAGGAATAGTGGACTTTGGTTGCAAATCCCTCTTTTTGTAATGCGTTAAATATAAGAGCACCTTCTCGGATGCTCATTCCATCCAATACTATAAAACAGGCATCGTCGGAAGCGTTCTTAAAAGGCGAGGGTTCGTTCAAACAGGCTCTGGGAAGTTCTTTGGTGAAAAATTCATCGTAGGTCCTTAATAAAAAATCCTCAAATAAAAAAGCCTCTTCTTCGCCACGATAGTAATAATCTCTCACATCTCCATTTGCATAACGAAGCCAGATATTGAGAAGATTTTTCCAAATATTAGGGATTAGATTATCGTCTTTAATAAGTGATTTTATAAAATCATTCTCAATCTTCATGTTCTCTCCATAGCTCCACTTCTCCCTCAATTTCTGCCTCTTCTTGAGGGAGTTGCTTAATAAATTTCATAATCTCCTGCTTGGGAAGCTCTTTAGCAAACTGATATTTTATATTTATCCCTGTGAATAGGTCTGTACCTTGAGTTCTTGCTTCAATCTGACTTAGTATGACACGAGGCGAATTCCCTCTTAATTGCAACTGCTTCTTTTCTCTCCTTTCGACCTGAGGTTCTTTTGCCTCCTCTGTTTTTACATATCCTGTTTCTTCTCCACATTCACGAATTTCACCTACACCTGTCTCAATTATCTCTTCTGCAGGAGCATACTTGGGATCAAAGATAACAAAGTCAAATTCCAAATTCCTGGGTATCTCATCTATGTACCATTTCCCTCTGTCCCCCTGTATTACCAGTCTTTTATCTCTATGAAGGTTTCTTATAGCACTGAAAACAATTTCATCATCCAAAACTAAAGGAAATCTTCTGAACTTCTTAAAATCGTTTATTATGAATTCAAGCCTAACGCCTTCAGCTTTATCCTTTACTTCCTGAAGTATAAAATCACCAATTAAGGA is a genomic window containing:
- a CDS encoding HEPN domain-containing protein — protein: MKQEFIDLAKYRLEKAENTLSDAKKYINGATLESTVNRIYYAMFYAVNALLITKGLSSSKHSGVRALFNKEFVNKGIIEKNWGEFYSNMFDRRQKGDYRDFVKFEKSDVETWLKKAEEFISRIEELTLKIIEDTQNETTTH
- a CDS encoding nucleotidyltransferase domain-containing protein — encoded protein: MKALKELNLKENEIKALQELKEKILERFPVTEIIIYGSKARGDADEESDIDVLILINKEVNTVLEEEIFHMSYEIELKYDVVFGEMVENNDFWNTPLAKAMPLHWNIDREGIRL